One window of Papaver somniferum cultivar HN1 chromosome 9, ASM357369v1, whole genome shotgun sequence genomic DNA carries:
- the LOC113311643 gene encoding serpin-Z2B-like, giving the protein MRDLWLNESKNKNFVLSPFSIDTALGLLASGACGESLKQILAFLNSEIPENINYGNSKHIESLCRTWKEPKLSFVSGVWIDESCPIKPSFKEVATAIYKAEAETVDFTNQSLVPTGEFKVPKFKILFNLEASRVLKELGLVFPFDPSKAELMDMVNITGKLHVEKVFHKCFVEVDEEGTEVAAATAFAGGYGARPAPKVAPPPRVDSVVDHPFMFIIQEEKVVWLCSWDMSLILC; this is encoded by the exons ATGCGAGATCTCTGGTTAAACGAGTCGAAGAACAAGAATTTTGTATTATCTCCATTCTCAATAGACACTGCTCTAGGTTTATTAGCTTCTGGAGCATGTGGTGAATCGTTGAAACAGATATTAGCCTTCCTCAACTCTGAAATCCCTGAGAATATAAATTATGGTAATTCTAAACACATTGAGTCGTTATGCAGAACATGGAAGGAACCCAAACTTTCTTTTGTTAGTGGTGTTTGGATCGATGAATCTTGTCCTATTAAACCTTCATTCAAAGAAGTTGCCACCGCAATATATAAAGCAGAAGCTGAAACTGTGGATTTCACAAATCAG AGTTTGGTTCCGACAGGAGAATTCAAGGTTCCAAAGTTCAAAATCCTTTTTAATCTTGAAGCATCAAGAGTACTCAAAGAACTGGGCTTGGTTTTTCCTTTTGATCCATCCAAAGCAGAGTTGATGGATATGGTGAATATTACCGGtaagcttcatgttgagaaagttTTTCACAAGTGTTTtgttgaagttgatgaagaaggaACTGAAGTCGCTGCTGCTACTGCTTTTGCGGGGGGTTATGGGGCCCGACCGGCTCCAAAAGTTGCACCACCTCCTCGTGTCGATTCTGTGGTAGATCATCCTTTCATGTTCATTATACAAGAGGAGAAAGTGGTGTGGCTTTGTTCATGGGACATGTCCTTAATCCTTTGTTAG
- the LOC113311644 gene encoding serpin-ZX-like: protein MSSREIQYITCYDKFRVLKLPYNYSYENARARSPRFSMYMILPERQYGLGQLIAKVSSNPTGFLQKYVTDNHSLVPTGEFKVPKFKILFDFEAQRVLKELGLVLPFDPSKAELTEMVNIEGSCKLHVSKFFHKCFVEVDEEGTEASASTAFVVASWSHGPPRVTQPRVDFVADHPFMFIIREDQSGVVLFIGHVLNPLLDL, encoded by the coding sequence ATGTCATCTAGAGAAATACAATATATTACTTGCTATGACAAGTTCAGAGTACTTAAACTCCCTTACAATTATTCATATGAAAATGCTCGTGCTCGTTCTCCAAGATTTTCtatgtatatgattttacctGAGCGACAGTATGGGCTTGGTCAACTGATAGCTAAGGTGAGTTCTAATCCCACTGGTTTTCTGCAAAAGTATGTCACTGACAATCATAGTTTGGTTCCAACTGGAGAATTCAAGGTTCCGAAGTTCAAAATCCTTTTTGATTTTGAAGCACAAAGAGTACTCAAGGAATTAGGTTTAGTTTTGCCTTTTGATCCATCCAAAGCAGAGCTTACGGAGATGGTGAATATTGAAGGTTCCTGTAAGCTTCATGTTTCGAAATTTTTTCACAAGTGTTTTGTTGAAGTCGATGAAGAAGGAACCGAAGCTTCTGCTTCTACTGCTTTTGTGGTAGCGTCTTGGTCCCACGGGCCTCCAAGAGTTACACAACCTCGTGTCGATTTTGTGGCAGATCATCCTTTCATGTTCATTATACGAGAGGATCAAAGTGGTGTGGTGTTGTTCATAGGACATGTCCTTAATCCTTTGTTAGATTTGTGA